Proteins encoded by one window of Bactrocera oleae isolate idBacOlea1 chromosome 4, idBacOlea1, whole genome shotgun sequence:
- the LOC118682123 gene encoding uncharacterized protein, translating into MNNMKTSCMGIHQDSTEPSVLGSIRKIFQSTCVEYPVETKDIDFYKIQRNYQKLANKQFLISPKTPADVQDEVTLKKFGYTKHTSDDASTFFKICCDAKDFAYCLFCSDKIIYLMKENIPSNVERKILVDATFSVLPIGSFKQLLIIHIEYFETVFPAIFVLMNKKTKKSYEHVVNYINTNVVKLDGAVFMADFEIGLRSAIKKIFEYSKLFGCWFHYCQAVRRNIATKHKNLAEFIRQNRKASISYHKILSLPLLPETHIVNCFSIIKEEIATFDHLFKFESFLKYFEEQWLKKVSCFKSQK; encoded by the exons ATGAATAATATGAAGACATCCTGTATGGGAATACATCAAGATTCCACTGAACCGAGCGTTCTTGGAAGCatacgaaaaatatttcaaagtacTTGCGTTGA ATACCCGGTGGAAACAAaagatattgatttttataaaatccaacGAAATTACCAAAAACTGGCAAATAAGCAATTTCTAATTTCTCCTAAAACACCAGCTGATGTTCAAGATGAAgtaactttgaaaaaatttgggtATACAAAACATACCAGCGATGATGcctcaacattttttaagatATGCTGTGATGCAAAAGACTTTGCctattgtttgttttgttctgacaaaataatatatctaatgaaagaaaatattccTTCAAATGTAGAGAGAAAAATACTGGTTGATGCAACATTTTCTGTTTTACCTATTGGTAGCTTCAAACAGCTTTTAATTATTcatattgaatattttgaaacg GTGTTTCCTGCTATATTTGTTCTTAtgaacaagaaaacaaaaaaaagttacgaACATGTGGTTAACTATATTAATACTAATGTGGTAAAATTAGACGGAGCGGTGTTTATGGCGGATTTTGAAATTGGATTGCGTagtgctataaaaaaaatatttgaatattctaAGCTATTCGGGTGCTGGTTTCACTATTGTCAAGCAGTACGAAGAAATATTGCTACAAAACACAAGAATCTGGCGGAATTTATTAGGCAAAACCGAAAAGCATCTATATCTTACCACAAAATATTGTCACTCCCATTATTACCGGAGACACACATTGTTAATTGCTTTTCCATCATCAAAGAAGAAATTGCCACTTTCGACCACTTGTTTAAATTTGaatcttttttaaaatactttgaaGAGCAATGGCTAAAAAAAGTAAGTTGTTTTAAATCGCAAAAGTAG